In one bacterium genomic region, the following are encoded:
- the pilM gene encoding type IV pilus assembly protein PilM, with product MIAKLIKSALGKGGTTNDYVGIDIGTSTTKVVEIELGGEKPILKNAGLQPTPASAVKNNVVSKPEDIALVIRSIIEANGITATRATFAIPSPAVFTKRINVSAHNLKQLQDAMTFEAQNYIPHNLDAVRLDYQVVQTKSNGTMDVLLVAVKTDIISGYTQAIELAGLEPVIADVDAFALANMFIISYPECNNQTISLVDIGAKFTSVTLISNGDVLISGDASVGSRLYTDALCETLSLSAAEADQAKIGQIKEGVDAGQVQEIIERTTEHISSEIQRQIGFLWSASGTDNTIDAVYYSGGGAMTKGLGQALAKKVNVKCEIIDAMRAVQIPDQFDPEFLKEISSAVAISLGLALRRKGDKKHSLEAAD from the coding sequence GTGATTGCTAAACTGATTAAATCTGCTCTGGGAAAAGGTGGCACTACTAATGATTATGTTGGCATCGATATTGGTACGAGCACAACAAAAGTAGTTGAAATTGAACTCGGTGGTGAGAAGCCAATCTTAAAAAATGCAGGCTTACAACCTACGCCGGCAAGTGCCGTAAAGAATAACGTTGTTTCAAAGCCGGAAGATATTGCACTGGTAATTCGTTCAATTATCGAAGCTAACGGCATTACTGCAACGCGCGCAACTTTTGCCATTCCTAGCCCGGCGGTATTTACCAAGCGTATCAATGTTAGCGCTCATAATTTAAAGCAGCTTCAAGACGCAATGACCTTTGAAGCGCAGAATTATATTCCACATAACCTTGATGCCGTGCGTTTGGACTATCAAGTTGTGCAGACAAAATCTAATGGCACAATGGATGTCTTACTTGTCGCGGTGAAGACGGATATAATTAGTGGTTACACTCAGGCAATTGAACTTGCTGGACTTGAGCCAGTGATTGCCGATGTGGATGCTTTTGCTTTGGCTAATATGTTTATCATTAGCTATCCAGAATGTAATAATCAGACTATTTCCCTTGTTGATATTGGCGCAAAATTTACCAGTGTCACGCTAATTTCTAACGGTGACGTGTTAATTAGTGGAGATGCCTCAGTTGGCTCACGTTTATATACGGACGCGCTTTGTGAGACCTTATCTTTATCGGCAGCAGAAGCTGACCAAGCTAAAATCGGTCAGATTAAAGAAGGTGTTGATGCTGGACAGGTGCAGGAAATTATTGAACGCACAACAGAGCACATCTCTAGTGAAATTCAGCGTCAGATCGGATTTCTTTGGAGTGCATCTGGCACAGATAATACGATCGATGCAGTTTATTATTCTGGTGGTGGGGCAATGACTAAAGGCTTAGGGCAGGCGCTAGCTAAGAAAGTCAACGTAAAATGTGAGATTATCGATGCGATGCGCGCAGTGCAAATTCCCGATCAATTCGACCCGGAGTTTCTTAAAGAGATTTCATCAGCTGTGGCAATCAGTTTAGGTCTTGCCTTACGGCGCAAGGGCGATAAAAAACACAGCCTGGAGGCTGCAGACTAG